The following proteins are encoded in a genomic region of Hoeflea phototrophica DFL-43:
- the mnmE gene encoding tRNA uridine-5-carboxymethylaminomethyl(34) synthesis GTPase MnmE: MRDTIFALSSGNPPAGVAIVRISGSGVRFGLETLVGQIPPARMATFCDIKDKNQLRLDRGLVLFFPAPHSFTGEDVAELHIHGSRASVAAVLMALTDLDGFRLAEPGEFTRQAFENGKLDLTEVEGLSDLIRAETESQRRQALLQADGVLRSLYEGWARRLTHARAMIEAELDFSDEDDIPGSVSDQIWKDMGLLLAEIRSHLECASAAEVVRDGYRIALIGPPNAGKSSLLNYLSKRDVAIVSDIPGTTRDVVEVRLDIAGYLVVLQDTAGLRESSDQIEIEGIRRSLIAAEDADLVLELHEFGVPGRVVPSGVNERIEIVTKVDCLDEPFTADDAAFGISTLTGAGIDKLLEAISERLENLAPSGEMGLPTRARHVDLLQDCVTAIEVAMKSAEAPIEVRSEYLRHAANSMGRITGMVDVEDLLGVVFSEFCVGK, translated from the coding sequence ATGCGTGATACGATCTTTGCACTTTCCAGTGGCAACCCTCCTGCGGGGGTTGCCATTGTCCGTATATCTGGATCCGGTGTTCGATTCGGACTCGAAACATTGGTCGGGCAGATTCCACCCGCGCGCATGGCCACATTCTGTGACATCAAGGACAAGAACCAGCTCCGGCTTGACCGCGGGCTGGTTCTGTTTTTTCCGGCACCGCATTCCTTCACCGGTGAAGATGTCGCGGAGTTGCACATTCATGGCAGCCGGGCATCGGTTGCGGCAGTGCTGATGGCACTAACAGACCTCGATGGATTCCGGTTGGCTGAACCTGGGGAATTCACCCGTCAGGCGTTTGAGAATGGCAAGCTTGATCTGACGGAGGTTGAGGGTCTTTCGGATTTGATCCGGGCGGAAACGGAATCTCAAAGGCGGCAGGCCCTGCTGCAGGCGGACGGAGTGCTGCGTTCATTGTATGAAGGTTGGGCCCGACGCCTGACCCACGCCCGCGCGATGATTGAAGCCGAGTTGGACTTCTCCGATGAGGATGACATTCCGGGATCTGTGTCTGACCAGATATGGAAGGATATGGGCCTGCTGCTCGCGGAGATCAGAAGCCATCTGGAATGCGCATCAGCTGCCGAGGTCGTCAGGGATGGGTATCGGATTGCTCTGATTGGTCCGCCCAATGCGGGAAAGTCTTCTCTTCTGAACTATCTCTCCAAACGTGACGTGGCTATTGTGTCGGATATCCCCGGAACCACACGGGATGTGGTTGAGGTCCGTTTGGACATCGCCGGCTATCTGGTCGTGCTTCAGGATACCGCTGGGTTACGGGAATCGAGCGACCAGATTGAGATCGAGGGAATTCGTCGTTCTCTTATAGCGGCAGAAGATGCGGACCTGGTGCTGGAGCTTCATGAATTTGGGGTCCCTGGCCGTGTGGTTCCTAGCGGCGTCAATGAACGTATTGAGATTGTAACCAAGGTTGATTGTTTGGATGAACCTTTTACTGCGGATGATGCAGCGTTTGGGATATCCACGCTGACAGGTGCCGGTATTGATAAACTGCTTGAGGCGATCTCTGAACGGCTGGAGAATTTGGCTCCATCAGGAGAGATGGGATTGCCTACTCGTGCACGGCATGTTGATCTTCTACAAGACTGTGTCACTGCAATCGAGGTTGCGATGAAAAGTGCTGAAGCACCCATCGAGGTGCGTTCTGAATATCTCAGACACGCTGCGAACTCCATGGGCAGAATAACGGGCATGGTCGATGTCGAAGACTTGCTCGGTGTTGTTTTTTCCGAGTTCTGCGTTGGTAAATGA